The following coding sequences are from one Panicum hallii strain FIL2 chromosome 5, PHallii_v3.1, whole genome shotgun sequence window:
- the LOC112893003 gene encoding eukaryotic translation initiation factor 3 subunit A, whose protein sequence is MATFAKPENALKRAEELIHVGQKQAALQALHDLITSKRYRSWQKPLEKIMMKYVELCVDLRKGRFAKDGLIQYRIVCQQVNVSSLEDVIKHFMQLSNEKAEQAKSQAEALEDALDVEDLEADKRPEDLMLSFVSGEKGKDRSDKEVVTPWFKFLWETYRTVLEILRNNSKLEALYAMTAHRAFQFCKQYKRTTEFRRLCEIIRNHLANLNKYRDQRDRPDLTAPESLQLYLDTRVEQLKVATELSLWQEAFRSVEDIHGLMSMVKKMPKPSVLVVYYAKLTEIFWISDSHLYHAYAWLKLFNLQKSYNKNLSQKDLQLIASSVLLAALSVAPYDQKYGASHLETENEKERNLRMANLVNFSLDSKRENREMPSRASLLSELVSKGVLSCASQEVRDLYNLLEHEFLPLDLASKVQPLLSKISKIGGKLSSASSVPEVKLSQYISALEKLTTLRVLQQASQIFQSMKIDMLSRMIPFFDFAVVEKISVDAVKRNFVAIKVNHLSGAVHFGTVDIESDGLSEHLSVLADSLNKARNQIRPPVKKPSKLGESLSSLAGIVENEHRRLLARKSIIEKRKEDLERQILEKEKEEESKRVSIQIKNANDERIRLLNEQRQREQERIRREIEEKNKAEAKKLLEDLTKKAGKKHVVVEGELTKEAIMELALSEQLKERQEMEKKLQKLAKTMDYLERAKRQEEAPLIDQAFQKRLEEEKILHEQEQLREIELSKQHHAGDLQEKNRLSRMLEHKIAFQDRIVQRREAEFGRLKKERDERISQVISSRKRERETVRKLMYYLNLEEQRIERCREEEEARKREEEEKRKREEAERKAKLDAIAAKQRQREIELEEKEKARKEQLLRGSEATRVTDSAPVAQPPREPAAPAVAVAATIAPAAGKYVPKFKRGDSSSSSAGGSQRPADVRTRDEDRWGSREERPRPDVRPLRQDGPPARQDAPPARPDGPPPATDRWRGSRFSSSSSTSSSTWGRPRN, encoded by the exons ATGGCGACCTTCGCGAAACCCGAGAACGCCCTGAAGAGAGCTGAAG AGTTGATTCATGTTGGGCAAAAGCAGGCGGCGCTACAGGCTTTACATGATCTCATTACCTCGAAAAGGTACAGGTCATGGCAAAAGCCTCTCGAAAAGATCATGATGAAGTATGTAGAGCTATGTGTTGACCTGAGGAAAGGCAGATTTGCGAAAGATGGCCTTATTCAGTATAGAATTGTCTGCCAGCAAGTAAATGTGTCTTCCTTGGAAGATGTCATCAAGCATTTTATGCAGCTTTCCAATGAGAAAGCTGAACAAGCTAAGAGCCAGGCAGAAGCCCTGGAAGATGCTTTGGATGTTGAAGATCTGGAAGCAGATAAGCGTCCTGAGGACCTGATGCTCAGTTTTGTTAGtggggagaaaggaaaggacAGATCGGACAAAGAAGTTGTTACTCCATGGTTCAAGTTCCTCTGGGAGACATACCGGACGGTGCTTGAGATACTAAGGAACAATTCAAAGCTTGAAGCGTTGTATGCT ATGACTGCTCATAGGGCTTTTCAGTTTTGTAAGCAATATAAGAGAACAACTGAATTCCGTAGGTTGTGTGAGATTATCAGAAACCATCTTGCCAATCTCAACAAGTATCGTGATCAAAGAGATCGTCCTGATCTGACTGCACCTGAAAGCTTACAACTGTATCTTGATACCCGGGTCGAACAACTTAAAGTCGCAACAGAGCTTTCCCTATGGCAG GAAGCCTTCCGATCGGTGGAGGATATCCATGGTTTGATGAGTATGGTGAAGAAAATGCCAAAACCTTCTGTTTTGGTTGTATATTATGCCAAGTTAACTGAAATTTTCTGGATATCTGATAGCCACCTTTATCATGCATATGCATGGCTCAAGCTTTTCAACTTGCAGAAGAGCTACAATAAGAACTTGTCTCAGAAAGATCTACAATTAATAGCATCTTCTGTCTTACTCGCTGCGCTATCTGTGGCACCTTATGACCAGAAGTATGGTGCATCTCATCTTGAGACAGAAAATGAGAAGGAACGCAACTTGAGGATGGCCAACCTTGTCAACTTTTCACTTGATTCCAAGCGTGAAAATCGAGAAATG CCTTCAAGAGCATCTCTTCTATCAGAGTTG GTGTCGAAAGGAGTGCTTTCATGTGCTTCCCAAGAAGTGCGAGATCTGTACAACCTTTTGGAACATGAGTTTCTACCTCTGGACCTTGCATCGAAGGTGCAGCCACTTCTTTCGAAGATTTCAAAGATTGGAGGAAAGCTTTCATCAGCTTCTTCTGTTCCAGAGGTTAAGTTATCTCAGTACATTTCTGCATTGGAGAAGCTGACGACACTGAGAGTGCTGCAACAG GCATCTCAGATTTTCCAGTCCATGAAAATCGATATGCTCTCAAGGATGATCCCGTTCTTTGACTTCGCTGTTGTGGAGAAGATTTCTGTTGATGCTGTGAAACGCAATTTTGTTGCAATAAAAGTTAATCATTTATCAGGAGCTGTTCATTTTGGTACTGTG GACATTGAATCTGATGGATTAAGTGAACACCTCAGTGTTCTTGCTGATTCTTTAAATAAGGCGAGAAATCAAATTCGTCCACCTGTTAAAAAGCCATCTAAGCTTGGTGAAAGTCTCAGTAGTTTAGCTGGGATAGTGGAGAATGAACACAGGAGGCTTCTTGCAAGAAAATCCATCATTGAGAAGCGTAAAGAAGACCTTGAACGCCAAATTTTGGAGAAG GAAAAAGAAGAGGAATCAAAGAGAGTCAGTATTCAGATTAAAAATGCAAATGACGAAAGGATTAGACTCCTCAATGAACAAAGGCAGAGGGAGCAGGAGAGGATTCGTAGAGAAATAGAGGAAAAAAATAAAGCAGAAGCAAAAAAGTTGCTAGAAGACTTGACAAAGAAAGCAGGGAAAAAGCATGTTGTTGTTGAAGGG GAGCTTACCAAGGAGGCCATCATGGAATTGGCATTGAGTGAACAGTTGAAAGAGCGTCAGGAAATGGAGAAAAAACTGCAGAAGCTTGCAAAAACAATGGATTATCTGGAAAGAGCAAAAAGGCAGGAAGAGGCACCATTGATCGATCAAGCTTTCCAAAAACGCCTTGAGGAAGAGAAGATCCTTCACGAGCAAGAGCAGCTG CGGGAGATTGAACTCAGCAAGCAACACCATGCGGGTGACTTGCAAGAGAAAAATAGACTTTCTCGAATGTTGGAGCACAAG ATTGCTTTCCAGGATAGAATCGTGCAGCGCCGTGAAGCTGAGTTTGGTCGTCTGAAGAAAGAGAGAGACGAACGGATCAGCCAGGTGATATCATCAAGAAAACGTGAAAGAGAGACAGTTAGGAAATTGATGTATTATCTGAACCTGGAGGAACAGAGGATTGAAAGGTGTCGTGAGGAGGAGGAAGCTAGGAAACGTGAAG AGGAagagaagaggaagagagaagaggctGAGAGGAAAGCTAAGCTTGATGCTATTGCAGCCAAACAGCGACAGAGAGAGATAGAgttagaagaaaaggaaaaggcgCGGAAGGAACAGCTCTTAAGAGGATCTGAGGCTACGCGTGTTACTGATTCCGCCCCTGTTGCACAGCCACCTCGCGAGCCAGCAGCCCCTGCTGTAGCAGTAGCTGCCACCATCGCTCCAGCTGCTGGCAAATATGTTCCCAAGTTTAAACGCGGcgatagcagcagcagcagtgctGGTGGCAGCCAGAGACCAGCTGATGTGCGTACACGCGACGAGGACCGTTGGGGTTCACGTGAAGAGCGCCCTCGCCCTGATGTGCGTCCGCTTCGCCAAGATGGACCTCCTGCACGACAGGATGCACCCCCAGCTCGCCCAGATGGCCCCCCTCCAGCTACTGACCGTTGGCGTGGATCAAGATTTTCCTCCAGCTCTTCAACCTCTTCATCGACCTGGGGGAGGCCGCGGAACTGA
- the LOC112895692 gene encoding uncharacterized protein LOC112895692: MGNAPSCIPLAPAGRGGGCASSSAAATKVIHADGTVTRLARPVRASELMLDHPGQFVCDSGRLAVGCRVPGVGADEILRPRHAYFLLPMDMLYSVLTDEEMAALSGCHVATAAASAWKRITFTAAAHRGARDRRSAAAGPAKDGCGSDGARVYPMLGLLESGDLGADNNKPESRAGAGASKSGGGGGAGLRRHRSWQPILDTIEEVP, translated from the coding sequence ATGGGGAACGCGCCGTCGTGCATACCGCTGGCGCCCGCGGGCCGCGGCGGTGGCTGCGCGTCGTCGTCGGCTGCGGCGACCAAGGTGATCCACGCGGACGGCACGGTGACGCGGCTGGCGCGCCCGGTGCGCGCGTCGGAGCTCATGCTCGACCACCCGGGCCAGTTCGTCTGCGACTCCGGCCGCCTCGCCGTCGGCTGCCGCGTCCCCGGCGTGGGCGCCGACGAGATCCTCCGGCCGCGCCACGCCTACTTCCTCCTGCCCATGGACATGCTCTACTCCGTGCTCACAGACGAGGAGATGGCCGCGCTCTCCGGGTGCCAcgtcgccacggccgccgcctcggcctggAAGAGGATCaccttcaccgccgccgcccaccggggCGCCCGCGACCGGCGGAGCGCGGCCGCGGGCCCGGCGAAGGACGGATGCGGCAGCGATGGCGCCAGGGTCTACCCGATGCTCGGCCTGCTCGAGTCCGGCGATCTCGGCGCGGATAATAATAAACCGGAAtcacgcgccggcgccggagccagcaagtcgggcggcggcggcggcgccgggctgagGCGGCACCGGTCGTGGCAGCCGATACTGGACACCATCGAGGAGGTCCCGtga
- the LOC112896031 gene encoding EEF1A lysine methyltransferase 2-like translates to MAGIRWPPEDPEIFPSRMVGSGVWVPVAPPGEMASDDDRSVAADSWSIKSDYGSTLDDEQRYADTAEVLLASSSGSAAAAPSASVAANPSSDFSFDKDVPDSSDVEPPLLVMQNFQDGAYAEDLANFHERSHADDWFGTEVMDIRVGWTKNLCSSKDLPSCSVLDIGTGSGRLLQQLAKQGFSDLTGIDYSEGAIELARNLAIRDGFEQINFLVDDVLESKLERRFELVMDEGTLDAIGLHPDGPVKRMMYWQSVASLVSPGGILVITSCNRTKDELVQEVENFNQRKLGAMGSEGLPVIDAALFSYLDHVQSYPSVDSSCITTVAFLHK, encoded by the exons atGGCGGGGATTCGGTGGCCGCCGGAGGACCCGGAGATCTTCCCGTCCCGGATGGTCGGCAGCGGCGTTTGGGTACCCGTCGCCCCCCCGGGCGAGATGGCGTCGGACGACGACCGGTCGGTGGCCGCGGACTCGTGGTCGATCAAGAGCGACTACGGCAGCACCCTCGACGACGAGCAGCGCTACGCCGACACCGCCGAAGTCCTCCTCGCCTCGTCCTCCggctccgccgcggccgcgccgtcCGCGTCGGTCGCCGCCAACCCCTCCTCCGACTTCAG CTTCGACAAGGATGTCCCTGACTCCAGCGACGTGGAGCCTCCGTTGCTGGTTATGCAGAATTTCCAGGATGGTGCTTATGCTGAGGATCTTGCTAATTTCCATGAACGCAGCCACGCTGATGACTG GTTTGGCACTGAGGTCATGGATATCCGTGTAGGCTGGACCAAAAATTTGTGCTCAAGCAAGGATTTGCCCAGCTGCAGCGTACTTGACATTGGGACCGGGAGTGGTAGGCTTTTGCAGCAGCTTGCAAAGCAAGG ATTTTCTGATCTGACTGGGATTGACTATAGTGAAGGTGCCATTGAGCTTGCACGAAATCTTGCAATCCGTGATGGGTTTGAGCAGATTAATTTCTTG GTTGATGATGTATTAGAGTCAAAGTTGGAGAGAAGATTTGAACTTGTCATGGATGAAGGGACTCTTGATGCAATTGGGCTCCATCCTGATGGACCTGTGAAGAG AATGATGTATTGGCAATCAGTTGCTAGCTTGGTTTCCCCTGGTGGTATATTG GTCATCACATCGTGCAACAGAACCAAGGATGAGTTGGTGCAGGAGGTGGAGAACTTCAACCAAAGAAAGCTTGGTGCTATGGGCTCAGAAGGTTTGCCAGTCATTGACGCTGCGTTGTTCAGCTACCTCGACCACGTTCAGAGTTACCCTAGTGTGGATAGTTCTTGCATCACGACCGTTGCTTTCCTGCATAAGTGA
- the LOC112894656 gene encoding uncharacterized protein LOC112894656 isoform X2, with product MGDHLALLVDRLLTESTLEAAIGGGKQMVDLHPEAVAVEYCHRGVGDDGGGGGSASKVVECRICQEEDWDSSMEAPCACCGSLKYAHRKCIQRWCNEKGDTICEICLQQFRPGYTAPQQLFHYGSIPMNFRGNWEIARQDLNDAQIITMVPTERDFMDSYEDYLPIRTRSSTLCCRTVALIFMSLLVLRHTLPLMVGGNGEYSLALFSLLVLRTAGILFPILVMVRALASFHRRRRQQERRETYISSSESEEEEEEEEDTVTNSARSNYSQPRLIPVY from the exons ATGGGTGACCATCTCGCGTTGCTCGTGGACCGGCTGCTGACGGAGTCGACGCTGGAGGCAGCGATCGGCGGTGGGAAGCAGATGGTCGATCTGCATCCGGAGGCGGTGGCCGTCGAGTACTGCCATCGCGGCGtaggcgacgacggcggcggcggcggctcggcgagtAAGGTGGTGGAGTGCAGGATTTGCCAGGAGGAGGACTGGGACTCCAGCATGGAGGCTCCCTGCGCCTGCTGTGGCAGCCTCAAG tatgcacacCGGAAATGCATTCAGCGTTGGTGCAATGAGAAAGGCGACACCATCTGCGAAATATGTCTGCAG CAATTCAGGCCAGGTTATACTGCCCCGCAGCAGCTCTTCCACTATGGAAGTATACCGATGAACTTCAG AGGGAACTGGGAGATTGCCCGTCAAGATCTCAATGATGCCCAGATAATAACAATGGTGCCGACAGAGCGTGATTTCATGGACAGTTATGAGGACTACCTTCCTATTAGGACAAGAAGCAGCACTCTGTGTTGCCGGACAGTCGCCCTAATT TTCATGTCACTCCTAGTCCTTCGCCACACTCTTCCTCTCATGGTCGGTGGAAACGGGGAGTACTCATTGGCCTTGTTCTCA CTTCTGGTGCTGAGGACCGCAGGAATCCTATTCCCAATCTTGGTGATGGTCAGAGCCTTGGCAAGCTTCCAtcgtcgacggcggcagcag GAAAGACGGGAAACATATATATCATCATCAGaaagcgaggaggaggaggaggaagaagaggacaCAGTTACCAATTCTGCACGATCAAATTACTCGCAACCACGCCTCATACCAGTCTACTGA
- the LOC112894656 gene encoding uncharacterized protein LOC112894656 isoform X1, producing MRALDPLQSSSNRMLLIGFLILGLMGDHLALLVDRLLTESTLEAAIGGGKQMVDLHPEAVAVEYCHRGVGDDGGGGGSASKVVECRICQEEDWDSSMEAPCACCGSLKYAHRKCIQRWCNEKGDTICEICLQQFRPGYTAPQQLFHYGSIPMNFRGNWEIARQDLNDAQIITMVPTERDFMDSYEDYLPIRTRSSTLCCRTVALIFMSLLVLRHTLPLMVGGNGEYSLALFSLLVLRTAGILFPILVMVRALASFHRRRRQQERRETYISSSESEEEEEEEEDTVTNSARSNYSQPRLIPVY from the exons ATGCGTGCATTGGATCCCCTCCAGTCTTCCAGCAACCGCATGCTCCTCATCGGATTCTTGATTCTTG GTCTGATGGGTGACCATCTCGCGTTGCTCGTGGACCGGCTGCTGACGGAGTCGACGCTGGAGGCAGCGATCGGCGGTGGGAAGCAGATGGTCGATCTGCATCCGGAGGCGGTGGCCGTCGAGTACTGCCATCGCGGCGtaggcgacgacggcggcggcggcggctcggcgagtAAGGTGGTGGAGTGCAGGATTTGCCAGGAGGAGGACTGGGACTCCAGCATGGAGGCTCCCTGCGCCTGCTGTGGCAGCCTCAAG tatgcacacCGGAAATGCATTCAGCGTTGGTGCAATGAGAAAGGCGACACCATCTGCGAAATATGTCTGCAG CAATTCAGGCCAGGTTATACTGCCCCGCAGCAGCTCTTCCACTATGGAAGTATACCGATGAACTTCAG AGGGAACTGGGAGATTGCCCGTCAAGATCTCAATGATGCCCAGATAATAACAATGGTGCCGACAGAGCGTGATTTCATGGACAGTTATGAGGACTACCTTCCTATTAGGACAAGAAGCAGCACTCTGTGTTGCCGGACAGTCGCCCTAATT TTCATGTCACTCCTAGTCCTTCGCCACACTCTTCCTCTCATGGTCGGTGGAAACGGGGAGTACTCATTGGCCTTGTTCTCA CTTCTGGTGCTGAGGACCGCAGGAATCCTATTCCCAATCTTGGTGATGGTCAGAGCCTTGGCAAGCTTCCAtcgtcgacggcggcagcag GAAAGACGGGAAACATATATATCATCATCAGaaagcgaggaggaggaggaggaagaagaggacaCAGTTACCAATTCTGCACGATCAAATTACTCGCAACCACGCCTCATACCAGTCTACTGA
- the LOC112894656 gene encoding uncharacterized protein LOC112894656 isoform X3 → MRALDPLQSSSNRMLLIGFLILGLMGDHLALLVDRLLTESTLEAAIGGGKQMVDLHPEAVAVEYCHRGVGDDGGGGGSASKVVECRICQEEDWDSSMEAPCACCGSLKYAHRKCIQRWCNEKGDTICEICLQQFRPGYTAPQQLFHYGSIPMNFRGNWEIARQDLNDAQIITMVPTERDFMDSYEDYLPIRTRSSTLCCRTVALIFMSLLVLRHTLPLMVGGNGEYSLALFSLLVLRTAGILFPILVMVRALASFHRRRRQQIT, encoded by the exons ATGCGTGCATTGGATCCCCTCCAGTCTTCCAGCAACCGCATGCTCCTCATCGGATTCTTGATTCTTG GTCTGATGGGTGACCATCTCGCGTTGCTCGTGGACCGGCTGCTGACGGAGTCGACGCTGGAGGCAGCGATCGGCGGTGGGAAGCAGATGGTCGATCTGCATCCGGAGGCGGTGGCCGTCGAGTACTGCCATCGCGGCGtaggcgacgacggcggcggcggcggctcggcgagtAAGGTGGTGGAGTGCAGGATTTGCCAGGAGGAGGACTGGGACTCCAGCATGGAGGCTCCCTGCGCCTGCTGTGGCAGCCTCAAG tatgcacacCGGAAATGCATTCAGCGTTGGTGCAATGAGAAAGGCGACACCATCTGCGAAATATGTCTGCAG CAATTCAGGCCAGGTTATACTGCCCCGCAGCAGCTCTTCCACTATGGAAGTATACCGATGAACTTCAG AGGGAACTGGGAGATTGCCCGTCAAGATCTCAATGATGCCCAGATAATAACAATGGTGCCGACAGAGCGTGATTTCATGGACAGTTATGAGGACTACCTTCCTATTAGGACAAGAAGCAGCACTCTGTGTTGCCGGACAGTCGCCCTAATT TTCATGTCACTCCTAGTCCTTCGCCACACTCTTCCTCTCATGGTCGGTGGAAACGGGGAGTACTCATTGGCCTTGTTCTCA CTTCTGGTGCTGAGGACCGCAGGAATCCTATTCCCAATCTTGGTGATGGTCAGAGCCTTGGCAAGCTTCCAtcgtcgacggcggcagcag ATCACTTAA